A portion of the Streptomyces sp. NBC_00376 genome contains these proteins:
- the fsxC gene encoding FxsC protein encodes MRVLTQDGGRVHATTQQRAADHRPYFFLSYAHTPGYGRGTDPDMWVERLFKDLCDHVLAMTDLPAGAPAGFIDREIRSGEGWSERLGEVLATCRVFVPLFSPRYFASEMCGKEWYAFAQRAIHHRARSNQRAEAIVPALWVPVPPSQLPGPAERLQFNHRDFGDRYVSDGLYGLIKLRLFAEEYERAVYELAKRIVNVADTIRIGTGRPVDYRLAPSAFGPPNSSMGGPRPMQVTIAAATRHDLPAGRSADYYGDSPQDWNPYHPAAARPLAYVAEDLVRSLNYQATISSFDEETGHGEGKQPPSRPEILLVDRWALQDEDRCRRLAAFDAENRPWVTMIVPWNREDHESMAAEAELTEKLEQTMPTKMRQGRAYCRAAAKGVPSMEAFGQILPQVVEVAAQQYLRHAAVYPPATGGGHTERTRLMGPMAQTNYIPETHDPATDAEDTDDGQS; translated from the coding sequence ATGCGGGTGCTCACACAGGACGGGGGTCGTGTGCACGCAACAACGCAGCAGCGAGCGGCGGACCATCGGCCGTACTTCTTCTTGAGTTATGCCCATACACCGGGCTACGGCCGTGGAACCGACCCGGATATGTGGGTCGAACGCCTCTTCAAGGATCTCTGTGACCATGTACTGGCCATGACGGATCTGCCCGCGGGCGCGCCCGCGGGGTTCATCGACCGCGAGATACGCTCCGGCGAGGGCTGGTCGGAACGGCTCGGTGAGGTGCTCGCCACCTGCCGGGTGTTCGTTCCGCTGTTCTCGCCGCGCTATTTCGCGAGCGAGATGTGCGGCAAGGAGTGGTACGCATTCGCCCAGCGCGCCATCCATCACCGCGCCCGCTCCAACCAGCGGGCCGAGGCGATCGTCCCGGCCCTCTGGGTCCCGGTACCCCCGAGCCAACTCCCCGGCCCCGCCGAGCGATTACAGTTCAACCACCGTGATTTCGGGGACCGTTACGTCAGTGACGGACTCTACGGGCTGATCAAACTCCGGCTCTTCGCCGAGGAGTACGAGCGCGCGGTGTACGAACTCGCCAAGCGCATCGTCAACGTCGCCGACACCATAAGGATCGGCACCGGCCGCCCCGTCGACTACCGGCTGGCGCCCAGTGCCTTCGGCCCGCCCAACAGCTCGATGGGCGGCCCCCGTCCGATGCAGGTCACCATCGCCGCCGCCACCCGGCACGACCTGCCCGCCGGACGCAGTGCCGACTACTACGGAGACAGTCCGCAGGACTGGAACCCCTACCACCCGGCCGCCGCCCGGCCGCTGGCCTATGTCGCCGAGGACCTGGTGCGCTCCCTCAACTACCAGGCGACCATCTCCTCCTTCGACGAGGAGACCGGGCACGGAGAAGGCAAGCAGCCGCCCAGCAGACCGGAGATCCTGCTCGTCGACCGCTGGGCCCTGCAGGACGAGGACCGGTGCCGGCGGCTCGCCGCCTTCGACGCCGAGAACCGCCCCTGGGTGACGATGATCGTGCCGTGGAACCGGGAGGACCACGAGAGCATGGCGGCCGAGGCCGAACTGACCGAGAAGCTCGAACAGACCATGCCGACCAAGATGCGCCAGGGACGGGCCTACTGCCGGGCCGCCGCCAAGGGCGTCCCCAGCATGGAGGCCTTCGGGCAGATCCTGCCGCAGGTGGTCGAGGTGGCGGCCCAGCAGTACCTGAGACACGCGGCGGTGTACCCACCCGCCACCGGAGGCGGTCACACCGAACGGACACGGCTGATGGGGCCGATGGCGCAGACGAACTACATCCCCGAGACACACGACCCTGCGACGGATGCGGAGGACACGGATGACGGCCAGTCGTGA